The following are encoded together in the Armatimonadota bacterium genome:
- a CDS encoding 2-hydroxyglutaryl-CoA dehydratase: MITVGVDVGSATTKAAVLDAVAMQVVATWQEPTSWSPSETGARALARVLEIAGLERGQIACIVGTGYGRFALAESNLRVTEITCHAQGAHVLAPETRTVIDIGGQDSKAIALAPDGKPETFAMNDKCAAGTGRFLEFMARALDVELMELGQLALHSDSPAPISSVCTVFAESEVVGLLADGVAREDIAAGLCRAVAQRAMALANQVGVREPVMATGGVALNDGIIAALAVELGFEPLRVEAPQMVGAIGAASVGAERMTRDE; the protein is encoded by the coding sequence ATGATCACCGTTGGCGTGGATGTGGGTTCCGCGACGACCAAAGCGGCGGTGCTGGATGCGGTCGCCATGCAGGTTGTCGCCACCTGGCAGGAGCCCACAAGCTGGAGCCCGTCGGAGACGGGCGCTCGCGCTCTCGCACGCGTGCTGGAGATTGCTGGGCTGGAGCGTGGACAGATCGCCTGCATCGTGGGCACAGGCTATGGCCGGTTTGCGCTGGCTGAATCCAACCTGCGGGTGACCGAGATCACCTGCCATGCCCAGGGCGCACATGTGCTGGCCCCCGAGACGCGCACGGTGATCGACATCGGCGGCCAGGACAGCAAGGCTATCGCGCTGGCGCCGGACGGGAAGCCCGAGACATTCGCCATGAACGACAAGTGCGCCGCCGGTACCGGGCGGTTCCTGGAGTTCATGGCTCGGGCGCTCGATGTGGAACTCATGGAACTGGGGCAACTCGCCCTGCACTCTGATTCGCCGGCGCCGATCAGCAGCGTCTGCACGGTCTTCGCCGAATCCGAAGTGGTGGGCCTGCTTGCCGATGGGGTGGCGCGCGAGGACATCGCCGCCGGGCTCTGCCGTGCCGTTGCCCAGCGGGCCATGGCGCTGGCAAACCAGGTGGGCGTCCGGGAGCCGGTAATGGCCACCGGCGGGGTTGCGCTCAATGACGGAATCATCGCCGCCCTTGCAGTCGAATTGGGCTTTGAGCCCCTGCGCGTCGAAGCGCCCCAGATGGTGGGAGCAATCGGCGCTGCATCGGTTGGGGCTGAGAGGATGACCCGCGACGAATAG
- a CDS encoding CAP domain-containing protein has protein sequence MENNLPMCVPDPRLCVIARQHSEEMRDLKYFAHESPVDGLRTILDRFRRAYPEAETYSIAENIARRYGTGLWSLTVENARETHSDWMNSPGHRANILTEKFTHVGIGLSVNANGDYWATQFFARF, from the coding sequence ATGGAGAACAACCTGCCGATGTGCGTTCCGGACCCGCGCCTGTGCGTCATTGCGCGCCAGCACAGCGAGGAGATGCGCGACCTGAAGTATTTCGCCCATGAATCGCCGGTGGATGGCCTGCGCACCATCCTTGACCGGTTCCGCCGGGCATATCCGGAGGCCGAGACGTACTCCATCGCCGAAAACATCGCCCGGCGGTACGGAACCGGGCTGTGGAGCCTGACCGTGGAGAACGCCCGTGAGACCCACTCGGACTGGATGAACAGTCCCGGGCACCGAGCGAACATTCTTACCGAGAAGTTCACTCACGTGGGAATCGGCCTGTCCGTCAATGCGAACGGGGACTATTGGGCAACCCAGTTCTTCGCACGGTTCTGA
- a CDS encoding D-sedoheptulose 7-phosphate isomerase: MRTGTIGQPSSSHGSEIRCAPAEVINVQPVQDQIKSELAESAALKAHIGDTMCGEIQVFAKAVTECLRSGGLVAFCGNGGSAADAQHLAGELVGRYRLNRPAFRSVAFTTDTSILTAIGNDFGFDQVFARQVEGLLGPGDLLIAISTSGNAENCVNAVKLAKDRGAGTIGMTGKSGGALGELCDLCIKVPHDSTPRIQECHITIGHIVCGLVERALTQEQA; encoded by the coding sequence ATGCGAACGGGGACTATTGGGCAACCCAGTTCTTCGCACGGTTCTGAGATCCGGTGCGCGCCCGCGGAGGTGATCAATGTGCAGCCCGTACAGGACCAGATCAAGTCGGAACTTGCTGAGAGCGCAGCCCTCAAGGCGCACATCGGCGACACGATGTGTGGCGAGATCCAGGTCTTCGCGAAGGCTGTGACCGAGTGTCTCAGGTCCGGCGGCCTCGTAGCTTTCTGCGGTAACGGCGGCAGCGCCGCGGACGCTCAGCATCTTGCGGGCGAACTCGTGGGCCGCTATCGCCTGAATCGTCCCGCGTTTCGGTCCGTGGCGTTCACCACCGACACCTCGATCCTCACCGCAATCGGCAACGATTTCGGTTTTGACCAAGTCTTCGCCCGACAGGTGGAGGGTCTGCTCGGTCCCGGCGACCTGCTCATTGCAATCAGCACAAGCGGGAATGCAGAGAACTGTGTCAACGCGGTGAAGCTGGCGAAAGACCGGGGTGCCGGGACTATAGGGATGACGGGGAAGTCCGGCGGTGCGCTGGGCGAACTCTGCGACTTGTGTATCAAGGTCCCGCACGACTCGACCCCGCGCATCCAGGAGTGTCACATCACTATCGGGCATATCGTCTGTGGGCTGGTTGAGCGGGCGCTGACACAGGAGCAGGCGTGA
- a CDS encoding ROK family protein yields the protein MEPAWVLGVDVGGTRISAGLVSRDGALRGLVRESTPRSEGGPRVLSRLLDIAHRSLESGGQAPAAIGIGFGGPVDFEADRPRLSHHVGGWGGVDIAGAFRGEFGLPVVLENDANAGGLGEAVFGAARGFDPVLYVNIGTGVGGAVIVNGRILHGAHGNAGEFGHMVVDPHGPVCTCGKRGCVEAFCSGEALGREARQALQSGVRFGDEARQDITGVALGALAAAGDPEARRLVETSASRMGFALALAANLIDPAVIVLGGGVPEMGEVYLEPVREAFRRYAMDIPAERTSIVAAQLGYNAGIVGAAAVALQHFA from the coding sequence ATGGAGCCTGCGTGGGTCCTGGGGGTTGATGTCGGCGGCACCCGCATCAGCGCAGGTCTCGTCTCCCGCGATGGCGCGCTCCGCGGACTGGTCCGGGAATCTACGCCGCGCTCCGAAGGCGGCCCGCGGGTGCTCTCGCGACTGCTTGACATCGCCCACAGGTCATTGGAGAGTGGGGGACAGGCCCCCGCAGCCATCGGGATCGGTTTTGGCGGGCCCGTGGATTTCGAGGCGGATCGCCCGCGGCTATCACATCACGTCGGCGGCTGGGGTGGCGTGGACATTGCCGGCGCTTTCCGTGGCGAGTTCGGCCTTCCGGTGGTTCTGGAGAATGACGCCAACGCGGGAGGGCTGGGCGAAGCGGTCTTCGGTGCTGCCCGCGGGTTCGACCCAGTGCTGTACGTGAACATCGGTACCGGCGTGGGAGGCGCCGTGATCGTCAATGGCCGCATTCTTCATGGCGCTCACGGCAATGCCGGGGAGTTCGGCCATATGGTCGTCGACCCCCACGGCCCTGTCTGCACCTGCGGCAAGCGAGGCTGCGTGGAAGCGTTCTGTTCGGGAGAGGCGCTGGGCCGGGAGGCCCGACAGGCGCTGCAATCAGGTGTCAGATTTGGTGATGAAGCGCGACAGGATATCACCGGAGTGGCGCTGGGCGCACTGGCCGCGGCGGGCGACCCTGAAGCGCGCCGGCTTGTGGAAACATCGGCGTCCCGCATGGGGTTCGCCCTTGCACTGGCCGCAAACTTGATAGACCCGGCAGTCATTGTGCTTGGGGGCGGAGTTCCGGAGATGGGTGAGGTCTACCTGGAGCCGGTCCGCGAAGCTTTCCGCCGGTACGCCATGGACATTCCGGCGGAGCGGACCTCGATTGTGGCGGCCCAACTCGGGTACAATGCAGGGATAGTCGGGGCAGCCGCCGTTGCCCTGCAGCATTTCGCGTAG
- the guaB gene encoding IMP dehydrogenase: MINDQPRVALSFDDVLLVPRKSDLVPSQVSVATRLTRDIRLNIPLISAAMDTVTEAELAIALAREGGIGIIHKNLDVEQQAIEVDRVKRSESGMIIDPITLGPDAHIGEAEAIMSKYKISGLPITENGKLVGILTNRDLRFETDMSKRVRDAMTRDGLVTAREGTTLEEAKAILHRHRIEKLPVVDDDFRLLGLITIKDIEKVAKYPQACKDDLGRLRVGAALGVGSDGMERAQALVSRGVDVLVLDSAHGHTRNVIEMVAKLKETFPDTPVIAGNIATSDGCRDLIAAGADAVKVGMGPGASCTTRVVSGSGVPQITAIMDAAKVAEEKDIPIIADGGIKFSGDVTKALAAGASSVMIGALFAGTEESPGERVLYRGRTYKVYRGMGSLAAMSERQAVRDRYGQQDVAVEKLVPEGLEGRVPYKGPLSAVVTQLVGGLRAGMGYCGVADIEALRTQTEFYQITSSGLRESHPHDITITEEAPNYQIPE, translated from the coding sequence GTGATCAACGATCAGCCCAGAGTAGCCCTTTCTTTCGACGATGTCCTTCTGGTCCCGCGCAAGTCGGACCTGGTTCCGAGCCAGGTATCCGTGGCCACCCGCCTGACCCGGGACATCCGTCTCAACATCCCGCTCATTAGCGCCGCTATGGACACGGTGACCGAAGCCGAGCTCGCCATCGCCCTCGCCCGTGAGGGGGGCATCGGGATCATCCACAAGAATCTGGATGTGGAGCAGCAGGCGATCGAAGTTGACCGGGTGAAACGCTCGGAAAGTGGCATGATCATCGATCCGATCACCCTCGGCCCTGACGCGCACATCGGTGAGGCCGAGGCGATCATGTCCAAGTACAAGATTTCCGGCCTGCCCATCACGGAGAACGGGAAGTTGGTGGGCATCCTGACCAACCGCGACCTGCGATTCGAGACAGACATGAGCAAGCGGGTGCGCGACGCCATGACCCGGGATGGCCTGGTCACCGCGCGCGAGGGCACCACTCTCGAGGAAGCCAAGGCGATTCTCCACCGGCACCGCATCGAGAAGCTGCCAGTGGTCGACGATGATTTCCGGCTCCTGGGGCTCATCACCATCAAGGACATCGAGAAGGTCGCCAAGTATCCGCAGGCCTGCAAGGACGACCTGGGCAGACTGCGGGTGGGGGCCGCGCTGGGAGTGGGTAGCGACGGCATGGAGCGCGCCCAGGCCCTGGTCTCTCGCGGTGTGGACGTGCTGGTGCTGGACTCCGCTCACGGCCACACGCGCAATGTGATCGAGATGGTCGCGAAGCTCAAGGAGACCTTCCCGGACACCCCGGTCATCGCAGGAAATATCGCGACCTCCGACGGTTGCCGGGATCTCATCGCAGCGGGTGCAGATGCAGTCAAAGTCGGCATGGGGCCCGGTGCAAGCTGCACCACCCGCGTTGTCTCCGGCTCGGGCGTACCACAGATTACTGCGATCATGGACGCGGCCAAGGTGGCCGAAGAGAAGGACATCCCGATTATCGCAGACGGCGGGATCAAGTTCTCGGGCGACGTGACCAAGGCCCTCGCGGCGGGTGCTTCCAGCGTGATGATCGGCGCGCTCTTCGCGGGTACCGAAGAGAGCCCCGGTGAGCGCGTCCTGTACCGCGGCCGCACGTACAAGGTCTACCGGGGCATGGGGTCCCTCGCCGCCATGAGCGAACGCCAGGCTGTCCGTGACCGCTACGGCCAGCAGGATGTGGCTGTGGAAAAGCTGGTTCCCGAAGGTTTGGAGGGCCGGGTGCCTTATAAAGGGCCGCTCTCCGCCGTGGTGACCCAACTTGTGGGCGGATTGCGCGCCGGCATGGGCTATTGCGGTGTGGCGGATATCGAAGCCCTACGCACCCAGACCGAGTTTTACCAGATCACCAGCTCGGGTCTGCGCGAGAGTCATCCCCACGACATCACCATCACCGAGGAAGCGCCCAACTATCAGATTCCCGAGTGA
- a CDS encoding isocitrate/isopropylmalate dehydrogenase family protein, whose protein sequence is MATHRVAVIPGDGIGKEVVPEGIKVINAAGQAEGVRCEFVQFPWGCEHYLRYGELMPESALDDLSQFDAIYLGAVGMPDLVPEEVAVRGLVLRIRFGFDQFANVRPIRPLPGGRFILSHVEPQSIDLVVVRENTEGMYVGIGGRYPAGAPEFEQYRGLRPSFGRSSEIALQTGIYSEAGCRRVMEFAFDLATRRDGVRRVTSATKANALNFGMTLWNEVFEDVARGYPGIRADWQNVDAMAMRLMLEPEAYDVIVAPNLFGDILTDLTAVLQGGLGMCAGANLSVTGPSMFEPPHGSAPDIAGRGIANPTAAILTGAMMLEHLGHPHAAARIEAAVGDVLRDGSVLTRDLGGTASTSQFADAVVSVLGG, encoded by the coding sequence ATGGCGACCCACCGCGTTGCGGTCATTCCCGGCGACGGAATTGGCAAGGAAGTCGTGCCCGAGGGGATCAAGGTCATCAACGCCGCAGGGCAGGCCGAGGGCGTGCGCTGCGAGTTCGTGCAGTTCCCGTGGGGCTGTGAGCACTATCTACGGTACGGCGAACTCATGCCGGAATCCGCGCTTGATGATCTGTCGCAGTTCGACGCCATCTACCTCGGCGCGGTGGGGATGCCGGACCTTGTGCCCGAGGAAGTCGCTGTGCGCGGCCTCGTTCTGCGTATCCGCTTCGGCTTCGACCAATTTGCGAACGTGCGCCCGATCCGTCCCCTACCCGGCGGGCGCTTCATCTTGAGCCACGTCGAGCCGCAGTCAATCGACCTCGTGGTGGTGCGCGAGAACACCGAGGGTATGTACGTTGGTATTGGCGGGCGCTATCCCGCAGGTGCGCCGGAGTTCGAGCAGTACCGGGGCCTTCGGCCCTCCTTTGGCAGGTCTTCGGAAATCGCGTTGCAGACCGGAATCTACAGCGAGGCCGGATGCCGCCGGGTGATGGAGTTCGCCTTCGACCTCGCAACCAGACGTGACGGCGTGCGCCGTGTCACCAGCGCCACCAAGGCCAATGCGCTCAACTTTGGGATGACGCTGTGGAACGAGGTCTTCGAGGATGTTGCCCGGGGCTATCCGGGCATACGCGCCGACTGGCAGAACGTGGACGCCATGGCAATGAGGCTGATGCTCGAGCCAGAAGCGTATGATGTCATCGTTGCCCCGAATCTGTTTGGCGACATCCTGACCGACCTGACTGCCGTTCTGCAGGGCGGCCTGGGAATGTGCGCGGGAGCGAACCTGTCGGTCACGGGGCCATCGATGTTCGAACCGCCGCACGGGTCAGCGCCCGATATTGCGGGCAGAGGCATCGCGAATCCAACCGCGGCAATCCTGACTGGGGCGATGATGCTGGAGCACCTGGGGCATCCCCACGCCGCAGCGCGGATCGAGGCAGCGGTGGGGGACGTGCTGCGTGATGGGAGCGTGCTCACTCGCGACCTGGGGGGCACGGCATCCACGAGCCAATTCGCCGACGCGGTGGTCTCGGTGCTGGGAGGATAG
- a CDS encoding NAD(P)-dependent oxidoreductase, translated as MQGKRVMVLGAAGKMGKHLVPKLVENGNQVDVLARFSSPDILESFQKLGVGIYKVDLSVEDGLKDVPREYDWVYNMAGVKFGSGANHRYTIELQVMATGRIMEHFAGSGGIMYASSGNVYPDTEDGCTEEDMPQPPSFYGMSRLGAEWITEYFCRRNNTPALIQRIFYAYHEEFGVPTDIARQVRDGEEIDITTSYVNCIWLDDILDLMLASAELCAVPCEILNMTGTSKVSVVEIAEMLGKFMGKTPRFKGTPKGTSLLGKADKMARLLWEPPTSLETGLRRVAESVMAYEHPLDHPTEWEKRDKFGEN; from the coding sequence ATGCAAGGCAAACGCGTAATGGTCCTGGGAGCCGCAGGCAAAATGGGCAAGCATCTCGTGCCCAAGCTCGTGGAAAACGGCAACCAAGTGGACGTGCTGGCGCGCTTCAGCAGCCCCGATATCCTCGAGAGTTTCCAGAAACTGGGCGTTGGTATCTACAAAGTTGACCTGTCCGTGGAGGACGGGCTCAAGGACGTGCCCCGGGAGTATGACTGGGTTTACAACATGGCGGGTGTGAAGTTCGGCTCCGGCGCAAATCACCGGTACACCATCGAGCTGCAGGTCATGGCCACCGGCCGCATTATGGAGCATTTCGCGGGCAGCGGCGGCATTATGTACGCCTCCAGCGGCAATGTGTACCCGGACACCGAAGACGGCTGCACCGAGGAGGATATGCCTCAGCCACCCAGCTTCTATGGCATGAGCCGCCTGGGCGCCGAATGGATCACAGAGTATTTCTGCCGCCGGAATAACACGCCCGCGTTGATCCAACGTATCTTCTACGCCTACCACGAGGAGTTTGGCGTCCCCACGGACATCGCCCGACAGGTGCGCGACGGGGAAGAGATCGATATCACCACCTCGTACGTCAACTGCATCTGGCTCGACGACATCCTCGACCTGATGCTGGCATCAGCGGAGCTGTGCGCGGTGCCGTGCGAGATTCTGAATATGACTGGGACGAGCAAGGTGTCGGTTGTAGAGATCGCCGAGATGCTCGGCAAGTTCATGGGCAAGACCCCGCGGTTCAAGGGGACCCCGAAGGGCACAAGCCTTCTGGGCAAGGCGGACAAGATGGCGAGGCTGCTGTGGGAGCCGCCGACCTCGCTGGAGACGGGCCTGCGGAGAGTAGCGGAGTCCGTCATGGCCTACGAACACCCGCTGGACCACCCGACGGAGTGGGAGAAGCGAGACAAATTCGGGGAGAATTGA
- a CDS encoding YjbQ family protein has translation MKSHTKYLWFRTENRREYINITAEVREALDESGIAEGMILVSAMHITAGIYVNDAESGIIQDIDEMLDRLAPFGPDYRHHRTGEDNGDAHLKSLLCHHQVIIPVTEGELDLGPWQQVYYAEFDGRRRKRVIIKVMGE, from the coding sequence ATGAAATCCCACACCAAGTACCTCTGGTTCAGGACCGAGAACCGTCGCGAATACATCAACATTACGGCCGAGGTGCGCGAAGCCCTGGATGAGAGCGGGATCGCCGAAGGCATGATCCTTGTTTCGGCGATGCACATCACCGCAGGCATCTATGTGAACGACGCGGAGTCCGGCATCATCCAGGACATCGACGAGATGCTTGACCGGCTGGCGCCTTTCGGACCTGACTACCGCCACCACAGGACCGGCGAGGACAATGGGGACGCCCATCTCAAGAGTCTGCTGTGCCACCACCAGGTGATCATCCCGGTGACTGAGGGCGAGCTCGACCTGGGACCGTGGCAGCAGGTGTACTATGCGGAGTTCGACGGCCGGCGACGCAAGCGCGTGATCATCAAGGTCATGGGGGAATAG
- a CDS encoding M48 family metalloprotease → MAIQMRAMLTLIAGASLLLLMGCDGDGTFLMSMDDEIKLGQDAADEFEKENPILKSGPQVTLVKSIGDRIAAVAIPPRYPYDFRVIDDKTVNALAFPGGRIYFYRGLLDAVNNDPDMIAWVMGHEVTHVAFRHSAKRIEQQLGVDVLTQVLLGKSNAAQIAGAVSGLMFLDYGRDKELQADHQGLKYSANAGYDPTAAIAVIKVFQSLHGQTDPSKLELLFMTHPGDNTRINQVKRLCDKYGYRGKYYP, encoded by the coding sequence ATGGCAATCCAAATGCGAGCCATGCTGACGCTCATCGCAGGGGCATCTTTGCTCTTGCTTATGGGTTGCGACGGCGATGGCACTTTCCTGATGAGCATGGACGATGAGATCAAGCTGGGACAGGATGCGGCGGACGAGTTCGAAAAAGAGAACCCAATCCTGAAGAGCGGCCCCCAGGTGACGCTGGTCAAGAGCATCGGAGACCGGATCGCCGCTGTTGCGATCCCGCCCCGCTATCCCTACGACTTCCGCGTCATCGACGACAAGACGGTGAACGCATTAGCCTTCCCCGGCGGCCGGATCTACTTCTACCGGGGACTGTTGGATGCCGTGAACAACGACCCGGACATGATCGCCTGGGTCATGGGCCACGAGGTGACCCATGTGGCCTTCCGGCACTCTGCCAAGCGCATCGAGCAGCAACTCGGGGTGGATGTTCTCACACAGGTGCTGCTAGGCAAGAGCAACGCCGCCCAGATCGCAGGAGCCGTCTCGGGCCTCATGTTCCTGGACTACGGCCGCGACAAGGAACTCCAGGCCGACCACCAGGGCCTGAAATACTCCGCGAACGCCGGCTATGACCCGACCGCGGCGATCGCCGTGATCAAGGTGTTCCAGTCCCTGCACGGCCAGACAGACCCGAGCAAGCTGGAGCTGCTCTTCATGACCCATCCCGGCGACAACACGCGCATCAACCAGGTCAAGCGGCTCTGCGACAAGTACGGTTACAGGGGCAAGTACTACCCGTAG